A single genomic interval of Peromyscus leucopus breed LL Stock chromosome 7, UCI_PerLeu_2.1, whole genome shotgun sequence harbors:
- the Cln6 gene encoding LOW QUALITY PROTEIN: ceroid-lipofuscinosis neuronal protein 6 (The sequence of the model RefSeq protein was modified relative to this genomic sequence to represent the inferred CDS: inserted 1 base in 1 codon) translates to MPSGVAMEAVARRRQLPGAXGGPGGAFVQARHGSVKAEETERTAPFHLDLWLYFTLQNWVLDFGRPIAMLVFPLQWFPLNKPSVGDYFHMAYNVITPFLLLKLIERSPRTLPRSIIYVSIITFIMGASIHLVGDSVNHRLLFSGYQHHLSVRENPIIKNLKPETLIDSFELLYYYDEYLGHSMWYIPFFLILFMYFSGCFTTSKAESHMPGPALLLVVPSGLYYWYLVTEGQIFMLFIFTFFAMLALVLHQKRRRLFLDSNGLFLFSSFALTLSLVALWVAWLWNDPVLRKKYPGVIYVPEPWAFYTLHVSSQH, encoded by the exons ATGCCGAGCGGGGTGGCCATGGAGGCGGTGGCGCGGCGGCGGCAGCTCCCGGGAG GCGGCGGCCCTGGCGGCGCGTTCGTGCAGGCCAG GCATGGCTCCGtgaaggctgaggagacagagcGCACAGCTCCCTTCCACTTGGACCTCTGGTTGTACTTCACACTGCAGAACTGGGTTCTGGACTTCGGCCGCCCCATTGCCATG TTGGTGTTCCCGCTCCAGTGGTTCCCTCTCAACAAGCCGAGTGTCGGGGACTACTTCCACATGGCCTACAATGTCATCACGCCCTTCCTTCTGCTCAAG CTCATCGAGCGGTCCCCCCGCACGCTGCCGCGGTCTATAATCTACGTCAGTATCATCACCTTCATCATGGGAGCCAGCATCCACCTGGTGGGCGACTCCGTCAACCACCGCCTGCTCTTCAGTGGGTACCAGCACCACCTGTCCGTCAGAGAGAACCCCATCATCAAGAACCTCAAGCCAGAGACGCTG ATCGACTCCTTCGAGCTGCTCTACTACTATGACGAGTACCTGGGCCACTCCATGTG GTAcatccccttcttcctcatcctcttcatgTACTTCAGTGGCTGTTTCACCACCTCCAAGGCTGAGAGCCACATGCCAGGGCCAGCCCTGCTCCTGGTAGTGCCCAGTGGCCTGTACTACTG GTACCTGGTCACCGAGGGGCAGATCTTCATGCTCTTCATCTTCACCTTCTTTGCCATGCTGGCCCTCGTCCTGCACCAGAAGCGCAGGCGCCTCTTCCTGGACAGCAAcggcctcttcctcttctcttccttcgcCCTCACCCTCTCGCTGGTGGCTCTGTGGGTTGCTTGGCTGTGGAATGACCCTGTACTCAGAAAGAAGTACCCTGGTGTCATCTACGTCCCTGAGCCCTGGGCTTTCTACACGCTCCATGTCAGCAGTCAACACTGA